The Prosthecobacter fusiformis genomic sequence AATAAAGAAAAACCGAAGGGAGAGTCATGAAAAAGGGGAAGTCTAAAATTTGGATTTACGGGGGCGCGGCTGTGGCGGTCATCGCTATAGGGGCCTATCTTTTTTCCGGCTCCACCAGCCAGGGGGAGGACGTCCCCACTTTCACGGTGCAAAAAGGGCCGCTGGCCATCAACGTACTCCAGGGCGGGGAAATCCGTGCCTTGCAGAATTTCGAACTCAAATCCGAGATCGAAACCCCCACCAAAATTCTCAGCATCATTCCTGAAGGCTACCTCGTGACGGAGGAGGATGTGAAGGAGGGTAAGGTACTGGTGGAGCTGGACAATTCGGATTTAAAAACCCGCATTCAGGATCATGAAATCCAGTTTCAGGGCACCGTCGCCGCTTACATCGATGCCGATGAAGGCCGTGAGATTCAGCGCAGTGAAAATCAAAGCCTGGTCCGGGATATGAAGGAGACTTCCATCTTCGCCCTGATGGACTTTGAAAAATACCTCGGCAGTGACCTGACCACGAAACTCCTGGCTGTCAGCCTGCTGCCCAAAGATGCCGCCGAATTCGATAAATTTGCCTCCACATTGGAATCTCAGGCCAATGCCCAGCTTGAAGCCGGCACCAATATCAGCGCCGTCGGTGAAGCCAAAAAGGACACCAAAAGCCTGCTCAAAAAGACCATCGGCAAGCCCATCACCGAGCGCATTGATTTTTCCCCCTATCTGGAAGCACAGTCAGGCGGCGATGGTGAGGCGCAGCAGATGCTCCGCCAGCTTGAGGACGAGCTGCTGCTGAGAAAATCCGAGCTGGCCGTATCCAAGCAAAAAGTGGAGGCTTCCCAACGTCTCGCTGCCCGGGATTTCATCTCCAAGACCCAGCTTGAAAATGACCAGGTGAACTTTGAAAAAGTCTCCCTGGCTGTGAAGACCGCCGAGACTGAACTGGCCTTGTTCAAAAAATACGCCTTCTCCAAGCAGTGCGCCCAGTTGCTCTCCGCTTATCGGGAGAGCCTGACCAAGCTTCAGCGCACCGTGCGTGCCAACCGCTCCAAGATGGCCCAGGCAGAGACC encodes the following:
- a CDS encoding efflux RND transporter periplasmic adaptor subunit codes for the protein MKKGKSKIWIYGGAAVAVIAIGAYLFSGSTSQGEDVPTFTVQKGPLAINVLQGGEIRALQNFELKSEIETPTKILSIIPEGYLVTEEDVKEGKVLVELDNSDLKTRIQDHEIQFQGTVAAYIDADEGREIQRSENQSLVRDMKETSIFALMDFEKYLGSDLTTKLLAVSLLPKDAAEFDKFASTLESQANAQLEAGTNISAVGEAKKDTKSLLKKTIGKPITERIDFSPYLEAQSGGDGEAQQMLRQLEDELLLRKSELAVSKQKVEASQRLAARDFISKTQLENDQVNFEKVSLAVKTAETELALFKKYAFSKQCAQLLSAYRESLTKLQRTVRANRSKMAQAETRFTTAKRRYEMELAKKEDLDRQLKACMMRAVQPGLVAYGNLNASASARFNESIEEGTNVRFRQTVLTIPNMSQMGVHVNIHESQVKKVRVGQPALITVDAEPGVVLQGRVAELAVLPDSASSRYTPNLKVYPASVHILGTHPWMKPGMNAKVEVLVDQLAEVVFVPVQSIEVENDSHYCYVTVGGGLERRPVKTGLFNDEFIEVRTGLQVGELVALALPKKLVPENKAGPSIPGIPDEEPVAPVKPKGKAKPKDVAAIVK